The following proteins are co-located in the Bacillus pumilus genome:
- the purD gene encoding phosphoribosylamine--glycine ligase, whose translation MNVLIIGRGGREHTIAWKVNQSELVSQVFVAPGNDGMTGVASLVSIDEGDHEALIRFAKENDIGLTIVGPEVPLIAGVVDAFEKAGLKVFGPNAKAAVIEGSKEFAKDLMKNYDIPTAAYATFTSFEEAKAYVEEKGAPIVIKADGLAAGKGVTVAMTLEEAIDCLHDFLEDEKFGDASASVVIEEFLTGEEFSLMAFVNGEKVYPMVIAQDHKRAFEDDKGPNTGGMGAYSPVPQISDEVVQKAVEEVVKPAARAMVQEERPFTGILYAGLMLTPEGSKVIEFNARFGDPETQVVLPRLESDLVQVFLDILDGKDVDLQWKDTAAVSVVLASEGYPEDYAKGTPIGALQTTVSDVVTFHAGTKKENEQFVTNGGRVANVTAFDDTFEAARSRVYEAVEEIIQPGLFYRRDIGARALKAAGKTV comes from the coding sequence GTGAACGTATTAATTATCGGCAGAGGCGGAAGAGAGCATACCATCGCATGGAAAGTAAATCAAAGTGAACTTGTCAGCCAAGTATTTGTCGCACCCGGCAATGATGGAATGACAGGCGTCGCAAGTCTGGTATCTATCGACGAAGGCGATCATGAGGCGTTAATTCGTTTTGCAAAGGAAAATGATATCGGCTTAACGATTGTCGGTCCAGAGGTTCCTTTAATTGCAGGTGTGGTGGATGCATTTGAAAAGGCAGGTCTAAAGGTATTTGGACCAAATGCAAAAGCTGCGGTCATTGAAGGCTCAAAGGAATTCGCAAAGGACTTAATGAAAAATTACGATATCCCGACAGCCGCTTATGCTACCTTCACATCGTTTGAAGAAGCGAAGGCATATGTGGAAGAAAAGGGCGCGCCGATTGTCATTAAAGCAGACGGTCTCGCAGCAGGAAAAGGCGTGACAGTCGCCATGACACTTGAAGAGGCGATCGATTGCCTGCATGACTTTTTAGAGGATGAAAAGTTTGGTGATGCGAGTGCATCTGTTGTGATTGAAGAATTTTTAACAGGGGAAGAATTTTCTCTGATGGCCTTTGTCAATGGAGAAAAGGTGTACCCAATGGTGATCGCGCAGGATCATAAACGAGCATTTGAAGATGACAAAGGACCGAACACTGGCGGTATGGGTGCTTATTCACCGGTTCCACAAATTTCGGATGAAGTGGTGCAAAAAGCGGTGGAAGAAGTGGTGAAGCCTGCGGCTCGTGCAATGGTGCAGGAAGAGCGTCCGTTTACAGGCATTTTATATGCAGGCTTAATGCTGACACCAGAAGGCTCAAAGGTCATTGAGTTCAATGCACGCTTTGGCGATCCTGAAACGCAGGTCGTGCTCCCTCGTCTTGAATCAGATCTAGTTCAAGTCTTTCTCGACATTCTAGACGGAAAAGATGTGGACTTACAGTGGAAAGACACTGCCGCTGTCAGTGTAGTTCTTGCTTCAGAAGGATACCCAGAGGACTATGCAAAAGGCACGCCAATTGGTGCCTTGCAAACGACTGTGTCTGATGTCGTGACCTTCCATGCAGGAACAAAAAAAGAAAACGAGCAATTCGTCACAAATGGCGGCCGTGTAGCGAATGTCACTGCATTTGATGACACGTTTGAAGCGGCAAGATCAAGAGTGTATGAAGCCGTTGAAGAAATCATTCAACCAGGGCTATTTTATCGCCGTGACATTGGTGCCCGTGCGCTGAAGGCTGCGGGAAAAACGGTTTAA
- the ablB gene encoding putative beta-lysine N-acetyltransferase encodes MVQLKKLANERFSALICMDRFNERIRLDDYSGRVQDVIQSVLQEAADCKASKVIVKVRREHMPLFLEKGFRLEGVFSHYFLGSDAYGMSLFLTEDRMNSPFWLKEDEIVASIQEKPIKKDQGTWQDEYVMRKAGPEDVHKLAKLYDTVFETYPTPMNEPDYIQKVMEEGTVFYAVEHDGHIVSAASAEINAPYGHAELTDCATLPTYRKLGFMHHLILALEKELQSMHIYVFYSLARALSYGMNQVFYQLGYTYTGRFQNNCYIFDKIEDMNLWVKTPNES; translated from the coding sequence ATGGTGCAATTGAAGAAACTTGCAAACGAGCGTTTTTCTGCTTTGATCTGTATGGATCGATTTAACGAGCGAATTCGTTTGGATGATTATAGCGGCAGGGTGCAGGATGTGATTCAGTCCGTGCTTCAGGAAGCGGCGGACTGCAAGGCGTCTAAAGTCATTGTAAAAGTAAGGCGTGAGCATATGCCTCTTTTTTTAGAAAAAGGCTTTCGGCTTGAAGGGGTGTTTTCTCATTATTTTCTTGGAAGTGATGCATACGGCATGTCGCTCTTTCTGACCGAAGATCGAATGAACAGCCCGTTTTGGCTGAAGGAAGATGAAATCGTTGCGTCTATTCAAGAAAAGCCGATTAAAAAAGACCAAGGCACATGGCAGGATGAGTATGTGATGAGGAAAGCCGGTCCAGAGGATGTGCACAAGCTGGCAAAGCTCTATGATACCGTCTTTGAAACGTATCCCACGCCAATGAACGAGCCAGATTACATCCAAAAGGTGATGGAGGAAGGGACAGTCTTTTATGCCGTCGAACATGACGGTCATATTGTGAGTGCGGCATCCGCCGAAATCAATGCACCGTATGGACATGCGGAATTAACAGATTGTGCAACCCTTCCAACATACAGAAAACTAGGATTCATGCATCATTTGATTCTAGCACTCGAAAAAGAGCTTCAATCGATGCATATCTATGTCTTTTATTCTCTTGCACGTGCACTGTCCTATGGGATGAATCAAGTGTTTTATCAGCTTGGGTATACGTATACCGGGCGTTTCCAAAACAACTGCTATATTTTTGACAAAATTGAAGATATGAATCTATGGGTGAAAACGCCGAATGAATCATGA
- a CDS encoding PucR family transcriptional regulator, which yields MAILVKDALSLDIMKETKLLAGENGLDRLIQWVTIVEIIEDTSRVSEGELLVTTGFGLAENKERRIRLEKLIQSQRLSAIAIYKGVYLTEIPASLIQAAKSSGIPLIEIPSHVNFSDITKAVLEQIVSSQLHQLKYSSAIHQRLTHLNVSNKNVTQITDELAHLTTANIVVLDVFLHQKAAHLVKDEVTYSPAFGFLTDREPIETTPLLKQAEEKGRLVYDTCGAFVLAACPVIAMGDIFGFIVSLKKKEAWHHLDAIAIEHAGAVYAIEWLKQKAIQDTENQMQGHLLDDMLQQQYTEESYVVEQARKLQYDMSDEQVVIYFQFQHQHTQLDHQMVQRLSQLLTSIFERRHIPFLLKARLDSVFVLTPAGKKAFQETEWYSASEECRSTWSYFFPLHPIVIGIGRAYDQIILFAKSAKEAQYAAKLLPLLKTDESIIHYQMLGLYGMLLEMNEAGMNLHDFYVELLSPLLYTKKQGADLIHTLEVYLAHNENIQKSAGELFIHRHTLSYRLKQIETRTGCRLKSTDDRMKLQLSIMAYRLSGLLDQMRTIS from the coding sequence ATGGCGATTCTCGTCAAAGACGCACTCTCGCTCGATATTATGAAGGAAACAAAACTGCTTGCTGGAGAAAATGGACTGGACCGCCTCATTCAGTGGGTGACCATTGTGGAAATTATCGAGGACACTTCTAGGGTTTCAGAAGGGGAACTACTCGTCACAACCGGATTTGGGCTTGCAGAAAATAAGGAAAGACGCATACGGCTTGAAAAATTGATTCAATCTCAGCGTCTATCAGCCATTGCGATTTATAAAGGCGTGTACTTAACGGAGATCCCAGCATCACTGATTCAAGCGGCCAAAAGCAGCGGCATTCCGCTCATTGAGATTCCTTCACATGTCAATTTCTCAGACATTACAAAAGCCGTCCTAGAGCAAATCGTCAGCAGTCAGCTCCATCAACTCAAATATTCTTCAGCGATTCATCAAAGACTGACCCATTTAAATGTGAGCAATAAGAATGTGACGCAAATTACGGATGAGCTGGCACATCTCACTACGGCGAACATCGTCGTGCTCGATGTCTTTTTGCATCAAAAGGCTGCTCATCTTGTAAAGGATGAAGTGACGTATTCTCCTGCTTTTGGCTTTTTGACAGATCGTGAACCAATTGAGACCACTCCTCTTCTCAAGCAGGCAGAGGAGAAAGGGCGGCTCGTCTATGACACGTGTGGTGCGTTTGTCCTCGCTGCATGCCCGGTGATTGCGATGGGCGATATTTTCGGGTTTATTGTGTCTTTAAAGAAAAAGGAGGCGTGGCATCATCTCGATGCGATCGCGATCGAGCATGCCGGGGCGGTGTATGCCATTGAATGGCTGAAACAAAAGGCCATTCAAGATACAGAAAACCAAATGCAGGGACATTTGTTAGATGATATGTTGCAGCAGCAATACACAGAAGAAAGCTATGTGGTCGAACAAGCAAGAAAGCTTCAATATGATATGAGCGATGAACAAGTGGTCATCTACTTTCAATTTCAGCATCAGCACACACAGCTCGATCACCAGATGGTGCAGCGCCTATCTCAATTACTCACATCGATATTTGAACGCAGACATATTCCTTTCTTACTAAAGGCAAGGCTTGATTCCGTTTTTGTGCTGACACCAGCGGGAAAGAAAGCGTTTCAAGAAACGGAGTGGTATAGCGCATCAGAGGAGTGCCGGAGCACTTGGTCTTATTTTTTCCCGCTTCATCCGATTGTGATTGGCATTGGCAGAGCCTATGATCAGATCATTCTCTTTGCAAAAAGTGCAAAGGAAGCCCAGTATGCAGCAAAACTTCTTCCTCTTTTAAAAACAGACGAGAGCATCATTCATTATCAGATGCTCGGCTTATATGGTATGCTCCTTGAAATGAACGAAGCCGGAATGAATTTGCATGACTTTTACGTGGAGCTGTTAAGCCCTTTGCTTTATACGAAAAAACAAGGGGCTGATCTGATCCATACACTCGAAGTGTATTTGGCACACAATGAAAATATTCAAAAATCTGCGGGGGAATTGTTTATTCACCGGCATACATTAAGCTACCGGCTGAAACAAATTGAAACGAGAACAGGCTGCCGCCTCAAATCCACTGATGATCGGATGAAGCTGCAGCTAAGCATCATGGCTTACCGCCTATCTGGTCTGCTTGATCAGATGAGAACCATTTCATGA
- a CDS encoding aspartate aminotransferase family protein: protein METRNYLIKPMLNQDYPVAVKGEGIYLYDREGNKYVDGSSGAVTASIGHGIQDIIDAMTEQAKKVSFTYRSQFTNEPAEELAYELSTLCPGNLNWSFFVGSGSEATETAMKIAIQHWQEQGKTEKNHIISRWMSYHGITLGALSMSGHIARRERFEPLLEKHPVLSPPYSYRSWLPKEESKQVEWYVQEFNTVIQRIGKERIAAFIAEPIVGAAGAALVPPDGYFEAMKRVCEENDILMIADEVMTGFGRTGKMFAMEHWGVVPDIMVLGKGMSAGYSPIAATVSADHVIAPILSGSGSVMAGHTFSANPLSAAVSLAVIRYMKKHQLHERADLSGRYLMNALKDLQTNHCIIGDVRGKGLLIGIEFVADRLSKTPFPAHAQMTNLVVETAKQNGLLVYPASAGEDGVGGAAVMIAPPLSITQQEMDELIHLFGQTITQVEQEVINRGFFPSAM, encoded by the coding sequence GTGGAGACCCGGAATTACTTAATCAAACCGATGTTAAATCAGGATTATCCTGTGGCTGTGAAAGGAGAGGGGATTTATTTATATGATCGAGAAGGAAATAAATATGTAGATGGATCATCGGGTGCGGTTACGGCGAGTATTGGACATGGCATACAAGACATCATTGATGCCATGACAGAGCAAGCGAAAAAAGTGAGCTTTACGTACAGGTCACAATTCACAAATGAACCAGCGGAAGAACTTGCCTATGAATTGAGTACCCTTTGCCCAGGCAATCTGAACTGGTCTTTTTTTGTCGGAAGCGGATCAGAGGCAACTGAGACAGCGATGAAAATCGCGATACAGCATTGGCAGGAGCAGGGGAAGACTGAAAAGAATCACATCATATCAAGATGGATGAGTTATCACGGCATCACGCTTGGTGCGCTGTCAATGTCAGGTCATATTGCAAGAAGAGAGCGCTTTGAACCACTGCTTGAAAAACACCCGGTGCTGTCTCCGCCGTATAGCTACCGGTCATGGCTGCCAAAAGAAGAAAGCAAACAGGTCGAGTGGTATGTACAGGAATTTAACACCGTCATCCAGCGTATAGGAAAAGAGAGGATTGCAGCCTTTATTGCTGAGCCAATTGTTGGAGCAGCGGGAGCAGCACTTGTTCCGCCCGACGGATATTTTGAGGCGATGAAGCGGGTCTGTGAGGAAAATGACATTTTAATGATTGCAGATGAAGTCATGACAGGCTTTGGACGAACTGGGAAAATGTTTGCCATGGAGCACTGGGGTGTCGTACCAGATATCATGGTTCTTGGGAAAGGAATGAGTGCCGGCTATTCACCAATTGCGGCAACCGTATCAGCGGATCATGTGATCGCTCCAATTCTCAGTGGCTCAGGCTCTGTAATGGCCGGTCATACGTTTAGTGCCAATCCGCTTTCAGCAGCCGTCTCACTGGCCGTCATTCGATATATGAAAAAACATCAGCTTCATGAACGAGCTGACCTGTCCGGTCGATATTTAATGAATGCCTTAAAAGACTTGCAAACAAACCATTGCATCATCGGGGATGTAAGAGGAAAGGGACTGCTTATTGGTATAGAGTTTGTCGCAGATCGATTATCCAAAACGCCATTTCCTGCACATGCTCAGATGACCAATCTAGTCGTTGAGACGGCAAAGCAAAATGGATTGCTTGTGTATCCAGCAAGCGCTGGAGAGGACGGAGTGGGAGGCGCAGCTGTCATGATTGCACCGCCGCTTTCCATTACGCAGCAGGAGATGGATGAACTCATTCATCTATTCGGGCAGACCATCACGCAGGTCGAACAAGAAGTCATCAATCGAGGGTTTTTCCCATCTGCGATGTAG
- a CDS encoding CoA transferase subunit A produces the protein MNKTAGFDEVIARFKDGMTIMFGGFGGVGSPPSLIDVILEANIKDLTLIGNDAGFPQIGVGRLITEGRVKKIIASHIGSNPIAGQKMQAGTLDVLFYPQGILAEKIRAGGMGLAGIVTDVGMDSLNLGEKQLVPLNGKNYILEPALTADIAIVNALKADEAGNLIFDKSARNTNPIVAMAGDWTIAEVEEIVPVGSLHPEEIVTPGVFVNQIVQSKGVNWTWAWETSI, from the coding sequence ATGAACAAAACAGCGGGCTTTGATGAAGTGATCGCGCGTTTTAAAGACGGCATGACCATCATGTTTGGCGGGTTTGGGGGCGTGGGTTCACCGCCATCATTGATAGATGTCATTTTAGAAGCCAACATCAAAGATCTGACATTGATTGGAAATGATGCAGGCTTCCCGCAAATTGGTGTTGGCCGGCTCATCACAGAAGGGAGAGTCAAGAAAATCATTGCTTCTCATATTGGCTCCAATCCCATTGCCGGGCAGAAAATGCAGGCAGGTACATTAGACGTTCTCTTTTACCCGCAGGGCATCCTAGCAGAAAAGATCAGAGCAGGCGGGATGGGGCTAGCGGGCATTGTCACAGATGTCGGCATGGATAGCCTGAATCTTGGTGAGAAACAATTGGTTCCGCTCAATGGAAAGAACTATATCCTTGAGCCTGCGCTGACAGCGGATATTGCTATTGTGAATGCCCTCAAAGCAGACGAAGCAGGCAATCTGATATTTGATAAAAGTGCACGGAATACAAACCCGATTGTAGCGATGGCAGGAGACTGGACCATTGCGGAAGTAGAAGAGATTGTGCCTGTGGGCAGTCTTCATCCAGAGGAAATCGTGACACCAGGCGTATTTGTAAACCAGATCGTGCAATCAAAAGGAGTGAACTGGACATGGGCATGGGAGACATCGATTTAA
- a CDS encoding 3-oxoacid CoA-transferase subunit B, translating into MGMGDIDLRHRIAKRAAQEIEDGMIVNLGIGIPTLAAEYIPAHYRVWLHAENGIMGAGASPVQGEEDPNLCNAGGFPITLTKGGSYMDSTTAFGIIRKGMLDMTILGALEVSSQGDLANWIVPGKRVPGMGGAIELAQKAKKVVVVMSHLDKHGQSKVKSACTLPLTAKSCVDLIITDMAVIEVKSQLLILREVMPPFQPEDVIRATEAPLILAPDVKSVV; encoded by the coding sequence ATGGGCATGGGAGACATCGATTTAAGACACCGCATAGCCAAACGTGCGGCGCAGGAAATTGAAGATGGCATGATCGTCAATCTAGGGATCGGTATCCCGACACTTGCAGCTGAATACATCCCAGCACATTACCGGGTGTGGCTGCATGCAGAAAACGGCATTATGGGGGCAGGCGCCTCACCTGTACAAGGTGAAGAAGATCCAAATTTGTGCAATGCTGGTGGTTTTCCAATTACGTTAACAAAAGGCGGCTCATACATGGACAGCACGACTGCTTTTGGCATCATTCGAAAAGGTATGCTGGATATGACCATTTTAGGTGCACTTGAAGTAAGCAGTCAGGGTGATCTTGCGAATTGGATTGTGCCAGGCAAACGAGTACCTGGAATGGGCGGAGCGATTGAGCTGGCGCAAAAAGCGAAAAAGGTTGTTGTGGTGATGAGCCACCTTGATAAACATGGACAGTCAAAGGTGAAATCCGCCTGTACGCTGCCATTAACCGCTAAATCTTGTGTGGATCTGATTATTACGGATATGGCGGTCATTGAGGTCAAGTCGCAGCTGCTCATTTTGCGTGAAGTCATGCCGCCGTTTCAGCCGGAAGATGTCATAAGGGCGACAGAGGCCCCATTAATTTTAGCGCCTGATGTCAAATCTGTTGTGTAG
- a CDS encoding peptidase, whose protein sequence is MQPITRIRSWMREHQDEAITLLKQMVQCDSTQGNEQEVQQIVANKLSAIGFDVDVWEIGGADLLEHPYFYSPRRSFKGSPNVAGRLKGKGDGKSILLNGHVDVVPEGDTNQWTYPPYSGHIINGRLYGRGATDMKGGNVSLLFALEALHALQIPLKGDVVFHSVVEEESGGAGTLAAILRGYTADAAIIPEPSHMKIFPIQQGSKWFRLHIKGRAAHGGTRYHGVSSIEKSTIVLSHIAALEEERNRRITEPLFQHIPIPVPINIGKIQGGDWPSSVADLVIMEGRLGVMPGETVEQAEEELENWMAGLGEKDEWFQDHPVEVEWFGARWLPGSIDADHPLLGLLKEQYEEVLKQPPKVEAAPWGTDGGLLSQAAGIPIIVFGPGTTELAHYPNESIDIEHVIEAAEIIAGTMVKWCEVAE, encoded by the coding sequence TTGCAGCCAATTACACGTATCAGAAGCTGGATGAGAGAGCACCAGGATGAAGCCATTACGCTTCTAAAGCAAATGGTGCAATGTGACAGCACCCAAGGAAATGAACAAGAAGTACAGCAAATCGTGGCAAATAAACTGTCAGCCATAGGCTTTGATGTAGATGTATGGGAAATCGGCGGCGCTGACTTGCTGGAACATCCTTATTTTTATTCTCCGCGGCGTTCTTTTAAAGGTAGTCCCAATGTCGCTGGACGATTGAAAGGGAAAGGGGACGGCAAATCCATTTTATTAAATGGTCACGTGGATGTTGTCCCAGAAGGAGATACGAATCAATGGACATATCCGCCCTACAGCGGGCATATCATAAACGGGAGACTTTATGGACGCGGGGCAACAGATATGAAAGGCGGGAATGTTTCTTTACTCTTCGCACTTGAGGCGCTGCATGCACTTCAGATTCCGCTGAAAGGAGATGTGGTGTTCCATAGTGTGGTCGAAGAAGAAAGCGGCGGGGCAGGCACACTTGCAGCGATACTGAGAGGGTATACAGCAGATGCTGCCATCATACCGGAACCAAGTCATATGAAAATCTTTCCGATTCAGCAGGGGTCTAAGTGGTTCAGACTGCATATTAAAGGAAGGGCAGCTCATGGCGGAACAAGATATCACGGCGTCTCCTCTATTGAAAAAAGCACCATTGTCCTTTCACATATAGCGGCACTAGAAGAAGAAAGAAATCGGCGAATCACCGAGCCGCTGTTTCAGCATATCCCCATTCCGGTCCCGATCAACATTGGGAAAATTCAAGGCGGTGATTGGCCGTCCTCTGTAGCAGATCTTGTCATAATGGAAGGCAGACTTGGCGTAATGCCTGGTGAGACAGTTGAGCAGGCAGAGGAGGAATTAGAAAATTGGATGGCGGGACTCGGGGAAAAGGATGAATGGTTCCAAGATCATCCTGTAGAGGTCGAATGGTTTGGAGCAAGGTGGCTTCCAGGGTCAATCGATGCGGATCATCCGCTTCTAGGTCTATTGAAGGAACAATATGAAGAGGTATTAAAGCAGCCGCCAAAGGTTGAAGCCGCCCCATGGGGAACAGATGGCGGATTACTGTCACAGGCGGCGGGTATTCCGATCATTGTGTTCGGACCTGGAACAACGGAGCTTGCCCATTACCCGAATGAATCCATCGACATTGAGCATGTGATCGAAGCTGCTGAAATTATCGCGGGTACGATGGTGAAATGGTGCGAAGTAGCAGAATGA
- a CDS encoding YgaP family membrane protein — MKPNLGLMEALIRIACGMTICTVAGSLYARKPWSKMLLFSIMFGGMKLASGILRFCPVTYMCEQQDTHKEKAE; from the coding sequence ATGAAACCTAATCTTGGCTTAATGGAAGCGCTCATTAGAATTGCCTGCGGAATGACAATATGTACTGTGGCTGGGTCCTTGTATGCTAGAAAACCATGGAGTAAAATGCTTCTTTTCAGCATCATGTTTGGCGGTATGAAACTGGCATCTGGCATTCTTCGTTTTTGTCCAGTGACATATATGTGTGAGCAGCAGGACACACATAAAGAGAAGGCTGAGTGA
- a CDS encoding adenine deaminase C-terminal domain-containing protein: protein MSERTFNWRNNDIRTQIDVVDSKIVPTLLLTNGLVLNPFLKQWVKANIWIHDDRIVYVGAELPQNKSAKRVIDCEGKYIVPGYIEPHAHPFHIYNPQSLAEYVSQFGTTTMVSDNLFLLLQSNEKKALSTLCELKKQPFQYFWWSRYDLQTEVRYEDEMLPINYRKEWIDHPDVLQGGELTSWPRLMDGDDLILYCMQETKKQRKRIEGHFPGASEKTLTKMKLFGADSDHEAMNADDVLKRLSLGYYVSLRHSSIRPDLVNILRELHERDFRHYDHFFYTTDGAAPHFYEEGMINRLISIALEEGVPTIDAYNMATFNIAKYYQMDDLLGVVGPGRLASLNILDDPMNPNPETVISKGVILKLDGENQHQFQETKWENGGLVPLDLGYDLTMSDLQFSMPLGVKMRNAVIMEPYTVEIDNSVNQLSCDHDQSFFSLIDRKGEWRVNTMLKGFANKVQGFVSSFSLTGDILVIGKNKEDMMLAHKRMKEIGGGIVLTENGKILHEIPLQLSGCASAEPFETVLQQIQTLRELLIERGYPFDCPIDTLVFFQSTHLPYIRVTPRGIFDVMKKTVLFPSIMR, encoded by the coding sequence ATGTCCGAACGTACTTTTAATTGGAGAAACAATGACATCCGCACACAAATCGATGTAGTCGACTCAAAAATAGTTCCAACACTCCTTTTAACGAATGGACTCGTGCTAAACCCGTTTTTGAAGCAATGGGTGAAGGCAAATATTTGGATACATGATGATCGAATTGTTTATGTCGGAGCAGAGCTTCCTCAAAATAAATCAGCCAAACGTGTGATTGATTGTGAAGGGAAATACATTGTGCCAGGGTATATTGAGCCTCATGCGCATCCGTTCCATATTTATAATCCCCAATCACTTGCAGAATATGTGTCTCAATTTGGCACAACAACAATGGTCAGCGATAACTTATTTCTTCTTTTGCAGAGCAATGAAAAGAAAGCGCTTTCCACTCTATGTGAATTAAAAAAGCAGCCATTTCAGTATTTTTGGTGGTCCAGATACGATCTTCAGACTGAAGTAAGATATGAAGATGAAATGCTTCCAATCAACTATCGCAAGGAATGGATTGATCATCCTGACGTCCTTCAAGGCGGCGAATTAACAAGCTGGCCAAGATTGATGGACGGTGATGATCTCATTTTATATTGCATGCAAGAAACGAAGAAGCAGAGAAAACGAATTGAAGGGCATTTTCCCGGCGCTTCTGAGAAAACGCTAACAAAAATGAAGCTGTTTGGAGCGGACAGTGATCATGAAGCAATGAATGCAGATGATGTGCTAAAGCGCTTGTCTCTTGGCTACTATGTCTCACTGCGGCATTCTTCCATCCGCCCAGATTTAGTGAACATTTTAAGAGAACTACATGAACGCGATTTTAGGCACTATGACCACTTTTTCTATACAACAGATGGAGCTGCCCCTCACTTTTATGAGGAAGGCATGATTAATCGTTTAATTTCAATTGCCCTTGAAGAAGGCGTGCCCACGATTGATGCGTACAATATGGCGACATTTAACATTGCAAAATACTATCAAATGGATGACTTATTAGGCGTTGTCGGACCAGGTCGATTGGCTTCTTTGAATATTTTAGATGATCCGATGAACCCAAATCCTGAAACGGTTATTTCTAAAGGGGTTATTCTCAAATTAGATGGTGAGAACCAGCATCAATTTCAAGAAACAAAATGGGAAAATGGCGGGCTTGTTCCACTAGACTTAGGCTATGACCTGACGATGAGCGATTTGCAATTCTCCATGCCTCTTGGTGTCAAAATGAGAAATGCCGTTATCATGGAGCCGTATACAGTGGAGATTGATAACTCCGTGAACCAGCTGTCCTGTGACCATGATCAAAGCTTCTTTAGCCTGATTGACCGAAAAGGCGAGTGGCGTGTGAATACGATGCTAAAAGGTTTTGCAAATAAAGTGCAGGGCTTTGTCAGCTCATTTTCGCTCACGGGTGACATTTTAGTGATTGGGAAAAATAAAGAGGACATGATGCTGGCACATAAGAGAATGAAAGAAATCGGCGGGGGGATCGTCCTCACAGAGAACGGGAAAATTTTGCACGAAATCCCGCTGCAATTATCAGGCTGTGCATCGGCCGAACCGTTTGAGACTGTTCTTCAGCAGATACAAACATTACGCGAGCTGCTCATTGAGCGAGGCTATCCATTTGACTGTCCAATTGATACACTTGTCTTTTTCCAAAGTACACATTTGCCGTATATTCGAGTGACACCAAGAGGAATATTTGATGTCATGAAAAAAACTGTACTCTTTCCGTCTATAATGCGTTAA
- a CDS encoding YerC/YecD family TrpR-related protein gives MQIDKLRGKSLDQLFNSILSLKDLEECYRFFDDLCTINEIQSLSQRLEVARMLREGNTYHKIETETGASTATISRVKRCLNYGNDAYTMALDRVAEQQAKDETK, from the coding sequence ATGCAAATTGATAAATTAAGGGGCAAAAGCTTAGATCAATTATTCAACTCCATCTTATCCCTTAAAGACCTGGAAGAATGCTATCGATTTTTTGATGATTTGTGTACCATCAATGAAATCCAATCTTTATCACAGCGTCTTGAAGTAGCGCGTATGCTTCGCGAGGGAAACACGTATCATAAAATTGAGACGGAAACAGGTGCGAGCACCGCAACCATTTCACGTGTCAAACGCTGCTTGAACTACGGAAACGATGCCTATACGATGGCACTTGACCGCGTAGCAGAACAACAAGCAAAAGACGAAACAAAATAA